One genomic region from Candida albicans SC5314 chromosome 6, complete sequence encodes:
- a CDS encoding uncharacterized protein (Ortholog of C. dubliniensis CD36 : Cd36_63980, Candida tenuis NRRL Y-1498 : CANTEDRAFT_115187, Candida tropicalis MYA-3404 : CTRG_02719 and Candida albicans WO-1 : CAWG_05060) has product MERSNKFIDILSNSNPHTTPLDFSSYRYINTPLDPLPIDTKTVQPPQFIPTINEAIVHLKLLKAFQVMKNKVLIDYETDEEEYCEKRWQSFITLAVRRFIIFVSAIRVNAPGGQSGPGTESQIFNNANIKQDSFVKFMNDLMPPLDVIMVWHSFLLNPKTFYDTCLRTNVLRFANFPLPLYKLNQFIDNYTFEFNVNPTPQENYLNLIKSFTNDERDYQYDIATKFSLYKQTVRFYCPGCTKVLTDWVRISDENQMGLADRNLSVRKLRSRSFVVEELPPSKCPCINISMITHESLRILHLIIDARRKYPLLPGTFKYFSSVICNPKYSARSPTTLSEDICLAVQKSYSATKDLTTIINDIPKEYANETTRRRVILRNYLQFNYISATVENGIEVGEDLVGCVLRQERFLEKINKMDWLHSPLIHESLSESLIRYKRFFLMLTADRYRLNILVPTLDIDLLWHTHQLSMYGYFRDCRTSPCHYVIDHDDKIDENRLDDAFARTARRYRQLFKDNYSICYCQYCTNYRTKYANNGLLTLFQTKKKLETKENAIRNNPLFDGEKQGGVTHISVHNSIQMPTKKATKRRQKNPVPWENNRIDGGHYVVVPDAPITTDHCQFYGTGLCNSVNAQCVSDSGKCCSFASCTSFGGSACVTDSGSACGGDGGDGGGCGGD; this is encoded by the coding sequence ATGGAGAGGCtgaataaatttattgacatcctttcaaattcaaaccCACACACCACCCCGTTAGATTTCCTGAGTTATAGATATATCAACACACCATTAGATCCATTACCAATTGACACTAAAACAGTTCAACCACCACAATTCATACCCACAATCAATGAAGCAATTGttcatttaaaattattaaaggCTTTCCAAGTCatgaaaaataaagtattaattgattatgaaacagatgaagaagaatattgTGAGAAACGTTGGCAAAGTTTTATAACTTTAGCTGTTAGAAGATTCATTATATTTGTTTCGGCAATACGTGTAAATGCTCCTGGTGGTCAACTGGGTCCTGGAACAGAATCAcaaatattcaataatgCTAACATAAAACAAGATTCTTTTGTAAAGTTTATGAATGATTTAATGCCACCATTAGATGTAATTATGGTATGgcattcatttttattgaatcCAAAAACTTTCTATGATACTTGTTTAAGAACTAATGTTTTGAGGTTTGCTAATTTCCCCTTACctttatataaattaaatcaattcattgataattatacttttgaatttaatgtTAACCCCACCCCACAggaaaattatttaaatttaattaaatcatttacTAATGATGAAAGAGATTATCAATATGACATCGCTACCAAATTTTCCttatataaacaaacaGTGAGATTTTATTGTCCTGGGTGTACAAAAGTGTTAACTGATTGGGTAAGAATAAGTgatgaaaatcaaatggGGTTAGCTGATAGAAATTTAAGTGTTAGAAAATTAAGATCACGATCATTCGTGGTGGAAGAATTACCCCCATCAAAATGTCCTTGTATTAACATTTCTATGATAACTCATGAATCACTTCGAATACTTCATTTGATTATTGAtgcaagaagaaaatatcCTTTACTCCCTGGGactttcaaatatttctcCCTGGTTATTTGTAATCCAAAATATTCAGCACGATCACCAACAACTCTTAGTGAAGACATTTGTCTAGCAGTACAGAAAAGTTATCTGGCAACAAAGGATTTAACAACTATAATAAATGATATCCCTAAAGAATATGCCAATGAAACTACTCGAAGAAGGGTCATTTTAAGAAATTATCTccaatttaattatattaGTGCTACGGTGGAAAATGGAATCGAAGTTGGGGAAGATTTGGTAGGATGTGTATTAAGGCAAGAAAGGTTTCTTGAAAAGATTAACAAAATGGATTGGTTACATTCTCCATTAATTCATGAAAGTTTACTGGAGTCATTAATACGTTATAAAAGATTCTTTTTGATGTTGACAGCTGACCGGTATAGATTGAACATATTGGTCCCTACTTTAGACATTGATTTATTGTGGCATACTCATCAATTGTCAATGTATGGATATTTCCGTGATTGTCGAACATCACCTTGTCATTATGTTATTGATcatgatgataaaattgatgagAATAGATTAGATGATGCGTTTGCACGTACTGCTAGACGATATCGACAATTATTCAAAGACAACTATTCTATTTGCTATTGCCAATATTGTACAAACTATCGAACCAAATACGCCAATAATGGGCTCCTAACCTTATTTCAgacgaaaaagaaattggaaaCTAAAGAAAATGCTATAAGAAACAATCCATTGTTTGACGGAGAGAAACAAGGTGGTGTGACTCACATTAGTGTTcacaattcaattcaaatgcCAACAAAGAAGGCCACAAAGAGACGTCAGAAAAACCCCGTGCCTTGGGAGAATAATAGGATAGATGGTGGTCATTATGTGGTTGTACCTGATGCTCCTATCACGACTGACCATTGTCAATTCTATGGCACAGGGTTATGTAACTCTGTGAATGCTCAATGTGTTAGTGATTCAGGTAAATGTTGTTCGTTTGCTAGTTGTACATCATTTGGAGGTTCAGCTTGTGTAACTGATAGTGGTCTGGCTTGTGGAGGAGATGGTGGAGACGGGggtggttgtggtggtgattAG